The Tubulanus polymorphus chromosome 1, tnTubPoly1.2, whole genome shotgun sequence genome contains a region encoding:
- the LOC141898817 gene encoding uncharacterized protein LOC141898817 yields MYLMDDEVLDKIDEIISNSRGSKLVKLTANEFKILEGVWITFQKDGIFYHEDASLLNASAGWMRFLKQLVELAILCSSHTKALHILEKITSKCSSLDSDGVIFAIKENLIHTKEILKWSPILDVSNTWRTALKSHFPGFLIKLEEEMNGEMTRSWGEQQSLLTCVKLCLQVLNFYQSEFKEINFNHVTSSEFGACFAKLMQYLIDILSDAVYTPGDVHLLAGSAVGHFLNTLPVEQGINFYLNFDHSLGYNFIRRHSKFAI; encoded by the exons ATGTACTTGATGGACGACGAAGTTTTAGACAAAATCGATGAGATAATATCGAATTCAAG AGGATCCAAACTTGTAAAACTTACAgcaaatgagtttaaaattcTGGAAGGAGTTTGGAtaacatttcaaaaagatggaatattttatcatgaaGATGCATCCTTGTTAAATGCATCAGCAGGATGGATGAGGTTTTTAAAGCAACTCGTTGAATTAGCTATTCTGTGTAGTTCTCACACCAAGGCTCTACACATATTAGAAAAG ATTACCAGTAAATGCTCATCTCTAGACAGTGATGGTGTGATATTTGCTATCaaagaaaatttgattcacactaaagaaatattgaaat GGTCACCTATATTAGATGTCAGCAATACTTGGAGGACTGCTTTGAAATCTCATTTCCCTGGCTTTCTCATCAAACTAGAGGAAGAGATGAATGGAGAAATGACTCGGTCTTGGGGAGAACAGCAAAGTCTTCTTACTTGTGTGAAG CTATGTTTACAAGTTCTTAACTTCTACCAGAGTGAATTCAAGGAAATTAACTTCAATCATGTAACTTCAAGTGAATTCGGTGCATGTTTCGCTAAACTTATGCAGTATCTTATTGATATTCTCTCTGATGCT GTTTATACTCCAGGAGATGTGCATCTGCTTGCTGGATCTGCGGTGGGTCATTTTTTGAACACACTTCCAGTTGAACAAGGaataaatttctatttgaatttcgaTCATTCATTAG GGTATAACTTCATCAGAAGACACAGCAAATTTGCAATATAA
- the LOC141912221 gene encoding tRNA (32-2'-O)-methyltransferase regulator THADA-like: MLQRTHNLSDKALECTRKIFGADSHFVQNTTKAIWNHWDSSVSGVPELTSQVFTCLLDIHKKEMDSYSMSCDELFDHLLETLLQMPWQIKGKHRMLICLVKYVGIKKVLLIDPNLPKELFKCQAVNFMASTSAELYKELIKLQRNTGHVSEWSETWLDVIIETLISRNSVLRHNCSQFCVKYTLKVFPEAFDILIQTIIQRRLETGSNDYLKLHSSYLYAWVIVMKLARQQQIIALNGEEPLREALYHTDDDIRADAFLLLTVTKKKSENLSCIERNLIKEFLAINLNIDSPQFRTALLFGIKAICIRVRDSSLSLWKAFGKTCQADKTLQGKIDDNLDFVDWILNLCTSNLYPGASFQRKSTVIEVMTALYDAFISNEATDSVILLISYAQSKGCLLFHSQTCIKALLACTQDDSSSIQIATCKLLRSTFPWPIQWTSIDPELFATLLLRQCLTLCSSPRQQDGSCGAQLFNMLVSMYVIQCKWHFKTENDLATVSMEKSGFPLIESVEFLINEIEVSVLRAEENIQLAASTSPGYGLIQCLLQTLRLVNAEMCESGSVEWMKTVEKMLSLCRTVINDVLSVLGGCAEDKATSPSFAKMGLSILTAANQFDEDIEDSTILSEHYKRVLTWCWLNLKECSLLLGQIVESFGVDGVILSEKSIIQDIADLFYKILTKCRHRGAIEKCNKGFLQFCSCLITSKCRSIQEIPKQILQKVLSMLTTVCKTSSITRRSAGLPLLVTSIVASELITKRTVLLNEAVQTLLDVGSTPLPNDEDQRIDLPQVHAINIMKAILKESSLSSAIQPFLSDLMIFSITGFSSASWALRNAATQLFGTVLSKVLGQKRMKDETSIFNSSLTLNQFFAQYPDLRQFMFGLLRSCHSTGRIQPTIFPILAILARLSPGADIDLTEFKEFHEALFGLLKNPIYAVRELTAASTPVFIAKKDIHKYMLDIVCDKLPNSAEVCNQNELHGLLMLLEKLLSLERLSVSWQEILDKLLLKSWINTSQNPCSLTRALFLRIMNKVCKLSGVRLQDTMMHSSMKEISLDGRESLATHTQIGYGKFQQVVASSIMQSNANDVEKLSEDLEILLLKNKQVEVKKSVLNWLRSTDTSKYYAIKAQLLEFFDCEKSMNLLQMCIDVLVSIHYERRVEQTCKPKSFRHMLSKLDSICKSEKSNSLTAGSLCIIAIILSDSEDAWQNVEYRKFILAWSENLVKVSHPKENVAVRLYCAHALNIAGGKSFTDENSESLYIQKNLFDAAVTLLQDEDPEIRRMISQFAVSLSPAIDDGIQYTSVQFNHGLFLVANYVVQQSKTISVWLPFICEKLYLKGSLINILQKTATCEKSLILFEQEEINMFAEKVNLLTTLHKCMMTIPAGYFKNSEDNINWCYIQQLATDICDDFIDAIPEISRLFEEKNLFNIIWTAKVHGVIEGILLLADFLQCQIDDFSDTSTKLKGFSAVLRGILLDGLPKKM, translated from the exons ATGCTGCAGAGGACTCACAATTTATCAGATAAGGCACTAGAATGTACTAGAAAGATTTTTGGTGCTGATAGTCATTTTGTGCAGAACACTACTAAAGCAATTTGGAATCACTGGGACAGCTCCGTATCTGGTGTGCCTGAATTGACATCCCAAGTGTTCACATGCTTATTGGATATTCATAAGAAAGAAATGGATTCCTATTCAATGAGTTGTGATGAATTATTTGATCATTTGCTGGAAACTCTACTGCAGATGCCATGGCAAATTAAGGGCAAGCATCGCATGCTCATTTGTTTAGTAAAATATGTTGGTATCAAAAAG GTCTTGCTGATAGATCCAAATTTGCCTAAAGAACTATTCAAATGCCAGGCTGTAAATTTCATGGCTTCAACATCTGCAGAACTGTACAAGGAACTTATAAAACTGCAAAGAAATACGGGCCATGTTTCTGAATGGTCTGAGACATGGCTGGATGTCATAATCGAAACTTTGATTAGCAGAAACAg TGTTCTTCGTCACAATTGTTCCCAGTTCTGCGTGAAGTATACATTAAAGGTTTTCCCTGAAGCTTTCGACATACTTATTCAAACCATCATTCAGAGACGACTTGAAACTGGAtctaatgattatttgaaattgCACTCCAGCTACCTCTATGCATGGGTGATAGTGATGAAATTAGCAAGACAACAGCAAATCATTGCTCTTAAT GGTGAAGAACCTTTACGTGAAGCTCTTTATCATACTGATGATGATATAAGAGCTGATGCCTTCCTTTTGTTAACtgtgacaaaaaaaaaatcag aaaatttgaGCTGCATTGAACGTAATCTGATCAAGGAGTTTTTAGCTATAAATCTCAATATTGATTCCCCTCAATTTCGTACAGCTTTGCTGTTTGGAATTAAAGCTATATGCATTCGAGTTAGGGATAGTAGTCTGTCCTTATGGAAGGCATTTGGCAAGACTTGTCAAGCGGATAAAACTCTGCAAGGAAAGATtgatgataatttag attttgttgACTGGATCCTAAATCTATGTACATCGAACCTATATCCTGGTGCATCGTTTCAAAGGAAGTCAACTGTGATTGAAGTGATGACGGCATTATATGACGCGTTCATTTCAAATGAGGCTACTG ATTCTGTTATTTTGCTCATATCATACGCACAGAGCAAGGGTTGTCTTCTCTTCCATTCTCAGACATGTATTAAAGCATTATTGGCTTGTACGCAAGATGATTCAAGTAGT ATTCAAATAGCAACCTGTAAATTGCTGCGGTCTACTTTCCCATGGCCAATACAGTGGACATCAATTGACCCTGAGTTGTTCGCAACACTATTACTTAGACAATGCTTGACGCTCTGTTCGAGTCCCAGACAACAGGATGGTTCGTGTGGTGCTCAACTTTTTAACATGCTAGTATCGAT GTATGTGATACAGTGTAAATGGCatttcaaaactgaaaatgatttggCCACAGTATCAATGGAAAAAAGTGGTTTCCCTTTGATAGAATCGGTTGAATTTCttattaatgaaatagaagtttCCGTGCTGAGAGCAGaagaaaatattcagttaGCAGCTAGTACATCTCCGGGATATGGCTTAATACAATGTCTGCTGCAAACATTGAGACTAGTCAATGCAGAAATGTGTGAGAGTGGTTCTGTGGAGTGGATGAAGACTGTCGAAAAGATGCTGTCATTGTGTAGAACAGTCATTAATGATGTCCTATCTGTTTTAGGAGGTTGCGCTGAAGATAAAG CCACTTCACCATCATTTGCAAAGATGGGATTATCAATTTTGACAGCCGCTAATCAATTTGATGAGGACATTGAAGATTCGACAATCCTCTCTGAACACTATAAAAGGGTTCTCACTTGGTGTTGGCTTAACTTAAAG GAATGCAGTTTACTATTAGGTCAAATAGTTGAGTCATTTGGAGTAGATGGGGTAATATTGTCAGAGAAGTCTATTATTCAGGACATAGCTGATTTATTTTATAAGATTCTAACTAAGTGCAGACACAGG GGAGCAATTGAAAAGTGCAATAAAGGATTTTTGCAGTTTTGCTCGTGCTTAATTACATCAAAATGCCGAAGCATTCAGGAAATTCCCAAACAAATACTGCAAAAG GTGCTTTCTATGCTGACGACAGTATGCAAAACATCATCAATAACCCGCAGATCAGCTGGACTCCCTCTTCTAGTCACGAGTATAGTTGCAAGTGAACTGATAACAAAGCGT ACGGTTTTGTTAAATGAAGCTGTACAAACTTTGTTAGATGTTGGTTCAACTCCACTGCCCAATGATGAAGACCAGCGCATTGACTTGCCACAGGTTCATGCCATCAACATAATGAAGGCAATACTGAAGGAGTCAAGTTTGTCATCTGCTATTCAACCATTTCTCagtgatttgatgattttttcaatCACAGGATTCAGTTCCGCTTCCTGGGCACTAAGGAACGCAGCCACACAATTATTTG GCACAGTATTGTCGAAAGTTCTTGGACAAAAGAGAATGAAGGATGAAACATCAATTTTCAACTCTTCATTGACATTGAATCAGTTCTTTGCTCAGTATCCTGATTTGAGACAGTTCATGTTTGGATTATTAAGAAGTTGTCATAGCACTGGTCGAATTCAACCAACTATATTTCCTATTCTGGCCATCCTTGCTAGGCTATCTCCAGGTGCTGATATTGATCTGACAGAGTTTAAG GAATTTCATGAAGCATTGTTTGGTTTATTGAAAAACCCAATTTATGCTGTTCGAGAACTTACTGCTGCCTCCACTCCGGTTTTTATCGCCAAAAAAGATATACACAAATACATGCTTGATATTGTTTGTGATAAGCTGCCAAACTCTGCTGAAGTATGCAATCAGAATGAACTTCATGGCCTCCTTATGTTGCTTGAAAAACTTCTGTCCTTGGAAAG ACTCAGTGTTTCGTGGCAGGAAATTTTAGACAAGCTTCTGTTGAAATCATGGATAAACACATCACAAAATCCCTGCAGTTTGACTAGAGCATTGTTCCTTCGAATTATGAACAAAGTTTGTAAATTATCAGGTGTTAGGCTCCAGGATACAATGATGCATTCCAGTATGAAAGAAATAAGTTTGGATGGTCGAGAAAGCCTTGCAACGCATACCCAG ATTGGCTATGGGAAATTTCAACAAGTAGTTGCGTCTTCAATAATGCAGAGTAATGCCAATGACGTAGAAAAATTATCCGAGGATTTAGAGATTTTGCTCTTGAAAAACAAGCAAGTTGAAGTAAAGAAATCGGTTCTAAACTGGTTACGCAGTACTGATACATCAAAATATTATGCAATAAAG GCGCaacttcttgaattttttGATTGTGAAAAATCTATGAACTTATTGCAAATGTGTATTGATGTTCTGGTTTCAATTCATTATGAAAGACGAGTTGAACAGACCTGCAAACCCAAAAGCTTTAGACATATGCTATCAAAATTGGACTCAATCTGCAAGTCAGAAAAAAGTAATAGCCTTACTGCTGGATCACTGTGTATCATTGCCATCATTTTGTCTGATAGTGAAGACGCCTGGCAGAATGTTGAATACCG gaAATTTATACTTGCTTGGAGTGAGAATTTGGTGAAAGTCAGTCATCCAAAAGAGAACGTGGCTGTCAGACTCTACTGTGCTCATGCACTGAATATTGCTGGTGGAAAATCTTTCACGGATGAAAATTCCGAAAGCCTTTACATTCAAAAGAA TTTGTTTGATGCTGCTGTAACGCTTCTACAAGATGAAGATCCAGAAATCCGTCGAATGATAAGTCAATTTGCTGTTTCATTGTCACCTGCTATTGATGATGGAATTCAG TACACGAGTGTGCAGTTCAACCATGGACTGTTCTTAGTTGCTAATTACGTCGTTCAACAGTCTAAAACTATCTCGGTCTGGCTGCCATTTATTTGCGAAAAACTCTACTTGAAAGGATCTCTCAttaatatattacaaaaaactGCTACATGTGAAAA GTCACTGATCTTGTTTGAACAAGAAGAAATAAACATGTTTGCCGAGAAAGTTAATTTGTTAACTACATTACACAAATGCATGATG ACTATTCCTGCTGGATATTTCAAGAATTCtgaagataatattaactggTGTTACATCCAACAACTAGCGACTGATATCTGTGATGATTTCATTGATGCGATACCAGAAATTTCTCGATTATTTGAAG aaaagaatttattcaacatAATCTGGACAGCTAAAGTTCATGGCGTGATAGAAGGTATACTGCTGTTAGCCGATTTTCTTCAATgtcaaattgatgatttttccGATACAAGTACAAAACTGAAAGGATTTTCCGCGGTCCTGAGAGGAATATTATTGGATGGACTACCTAAGAAAATGTAg
- the LOC141901747 gene encoding serine/threonine-protein phosphatase 2A regulatory subunit B'' subunit gamma-like isoform X1 has product MNIADSLRKFNEMRQKDNSSLDQLKANELDLFTKIYQEWKGPDQHRMGTYKAIPRFYYKLPSEDETLLQKLREESRAVFLQRRSKELLDNEELQGLWFLLDKHHTPPLVGDEQMINYADFLKVGDKAGIKCRPFFTATVFAKLLQNDPYGRISIMQFFNYVMRKVWLHQTRIGLSLYDVAGQGYLKESDLENYILELIPTLPQLDCLEKSFYSFYVCTAVRKFFFFLDPLRTGRVKIQDILACSFLDDLLELRDEELPKEVQESNWFSAPSALRVYGQYLNLDKDHNGMLSKEELSSYTETPFPPLAGRYRYGTGTLTAVFLDRVFQECLTYDGEMDYKTYLDFVLALENRKEPQALQYLFRILDVQNRGYLNVFALNYFFRSIQEQMRAHGQEPVSFIDVKDEIFDMVKPADPLKIALLDLINSGQGDTVVSILIDLNGFWTYENREVLVAEAPDEAEI; this is encoded by the exons ATGAATATTGCTGATAGTTTGCGAAAGTTCAACGAAATGCGTCAAAAag ATAATTCATCTTTAGACCAACTAAAAGCCAACGAATTGGATCTGTTTACGAAGATCTATCAAGAATGGAAAGGACCCGATCAACACAGAATGGGAACTTACAAAGCCATCCCTCGATTTTATTACAAA TTGCCTTCTGAAGATGAGACACTCCTCCAAAAGCTGAGAGAAGAATCTAG GGCTGTCTTCTTACAAAGAAGAAGTAAAGAGTTGCTGGATAACGAGGAACTTCAG GGTTTATGGTTTCTGTTGGATAAGCACCACACTCCCCCACTGGTCGGTGATGAGCAAATGATTAACTATGCCGATTTCTTGAAAGTTGGTGACAAAGCTGGCATCAAATGCAG GCCATTTTTCACAGCAACTGTATTTGCGAAACTTCTCCAAAATGACCCATATGGACGTATTTCCATCatgcaatttttcaattacGTAATGAGAAAAGTTTGGCTGCATCAAACACGTATTGGTTTATCATTGTATGACGTGGCTGGCCAAGGATACCTGAAAGAGTCT GACTTAGAAAACTACATTCTCGAGTTGATTCCAACTTTACCACAATTAGACTGTCTGGAGAAATCATTCTATTCCTTCTATGTTTGTACGGCAGTGCGcaaattctttttcttcctCGATCCTCTACGAACTGGTCgcgtaaaaattcaagatattCTCGCATGCAGTTTTCTTGACGATCTTTTAGAG CTACGCGATGAAGAACTACCCAAAGAGGTCCAGGAATCAAACTGGTTTTCCGCGCCTTCAGCTTTACGAGTATACGGCCAGTATTTGAATTTAGACAAAGATCACAACGGAATGCTCAGTAAAGAGGAACTTTCAAG TTATACAGAAACGCCATTTCCTCCACTTGCTGGGAGGTATCG ATATGGCACTGGAACGCTGACAGCTGTATTCCTTGACCGTGTTTTTCAAGAGTGTCTTACTTACGATGGAGAAATG GATTACAAGACTTATCTCGACTTTGTGTTGGCTTTAGAGAATAGAAAAGAGCCCCAGGCCTTACAGTATCTATTTCGAATACTTGATGTCCAGAACAGGGGCTATTTGAATGTATTTGCCCTGAATTACTTCTTTAGA TCGATTCAAGAACAAATGAGAGCCCATGGTCAAGAACCGGTGTCGTTCATAGATGTGAAAGATGAAATCTTTGATATGGTTAAACCGGCAGATCCCTTAAAGATAGCCTTACTCGACCTAATAAACAG tGGACAAGGGGATACAGTTGTGAGTATTTTGATTGATCTCAATGGTTTCTGGACGTATGAAAACAGGGAGGTTTTAGTTGCAGAGGCTCCCGATGAAGCAGAGATATGA
- the LOC141901747 gene encoding serine/threonine-protein phosphatase 2A regulatory subunit B'' subunit gamma-like isoform X2, whose translation MNIADSLRKFNEMRQKDNSSLDQLKANELDLFTKIYQEWKGPDQHRMGTYKAIPRFYYKLPSEDETLLQKLREESRAVFLQRRSKELLDNEELQGLWFLLDKHHTPPLVGDEQMINYADFLKVGDKAGIKCRPFFTATVFAKLLQNDPYGRISIMQFFNYVMRKVWLHQTRIGLSLYDVAGQGYLKESDLENYILELIPTLPQLDCLEKSFYSFYVCTAVRKFFFFLDPLRTGRVKIQDILACSFLDDLLELRDEELPKEVQESNWFSAPSALRVYGQYLNLDKDHNGMLSKEELSRYGTGTLTAVFLDRVFQECLTYDGEMDYKTYLDFVLALENRKEPQALQYLFRILDVQNRGYLNVFALNYFFRSIQEQMRAHGQEPVSFIDVKDEIFDMVKPADPLKIALLDLINSGQGDTVVSILIDLNGFWTYENREVLVAEAPDEAEI comes from the exons ATGAATATTGCTGATAGTTTGCGAAAGTTCAACGAAATGCGTCAAAAag ATAATTCATCTTTAGACCAACTAAAAGCCAACGAATTGGATCTGTTTACGAAGATCTATCAAGAATGGAAAGGACCCGATCAACACAGAATGGGAACTTACAAAGCCATCCCTCGATTTTATTACAAA TTGCCTTCTGAAGATGAGACACTCCTCCAAAAGCTGAGAGAAGAATCTAG GGCTGTCTTCTTACAAAGAAGAAGTAAAGAGTTGCTGGATAACGAGGAACTTCAG GGTTTATGGTTTCTGTTGGATAAGCACCACACTCCCCCACTGGTCGGTGATGAGCAAATGATTAACTATGCCGATTTCTTGAAAGTTGGTGACAAAGCTGGCATCAAATGCAG GCCATTTTTCACAGCAACTGTATTTGCGAAACTTCTCCAAAATGACCCATATGGACGTATTTCCATCatgcaatttttcaattacGTAATGAGAAAAGTTTGGCTGCATCAAACACGTATTGGTTTATCATTGTATGACGTGGCTGGCCAAGGATACCTGAAAGAGTCT GACTTAGAAAACTACATTCTCGAGTTGATTCCAACTTTACCACAATTAGACTGTCTGGAGAAATCATTCTATTCCTTCTATGTTTGTACGGCAGTGCGcaaattctttttcttcctCGATCCTCTACGAACTGGTCgcgtaaaaattcaagatattCTCGCATGCAGTTTTCTTGACGATCTTTTAGAG CTACGCGATGAAGAACTACCCAAAGAGGTCCAGGAATCAAACTGGTTTTCCGCGCCTTCAGCTTTACGAGTATACGGCCAGTATTTGAATTTAGACAAAGATCACAACGGAATGCTCAGTAAAGAGGAACTTTCAAG ATATGGCACTGGAACGCTGACAGCTGTATTCCTTGACCGTGTTTTTCAAGAGTGTCTTACTTACGATGGAGAAATG GATTACAAGACTTATCTCGACTTTGTGTTGGCTTTAGAGAATAGAAAAGAGCCCCAGGCCTTACAGTATCTATTTCGAATACTTGATGTCCAGAACAGGGGCTATTTGAATGTATTTGCCCTGAATTACTTCTTTAGA TCGATTCAAGAACAAATGAGAGCCCATGGTCAAGAACCGGTGTCGTTCATAGATGTGAAAGATGAAATCTTTGATATGGTTAAACCGGCAGATCCCTTAAAGATAGCCTTACTCGACCTAATAAACAG tGGACAAGGGGATACAGTTGTGAGTATTTTGATTGATCTCAATGGTTTCTGGACGTATGAAAACAGGGAGGTTTTAGTTGCAGAGGCTCCCGATGAAGCAGAGATATGA
- the LOC141902925 gene encoding kelch-like protein 9, with translation MSQESKRPRRDSAMTDGETSQNLPPPPEGNKDHGMRMLQGLNSLRNDKTLCDVTLIAEGQRFDVHKVILVSCSDYFRSMFTSGMKESHQREVELKGVTAKGLEKVLEVIYASTTILETDDIFDVIAAATHLQVTSVIEFCERNFLSGITTLDFYDFINTAKLYNMHSALLQIDNFITTNLLQIARDGNLNYLTYEQMFKCVKSNRSQIHEIDLFKVGWEWIRLDPSRRTYAIPLMNEIRFILMEPADIVNHVQKEEAMMTDRDLVQMVIDALNYHVVPHSQPLKTGLDMGMRSFVTRVVSVGGRQIQPVPGLSSDVHIFDEHITSDSLVHRRWFDSMPSPLSHCQVVTFHNFLYVLGGCCTQCAHGESAVNSVHRFDVRFETWYQCNSMLYKRAYFFAGVLGNLLIAVGGKQKDGSLASTEIYDPADNAWETVSSLPAVRHAHSGVIHNNYVYITGGYSHNNFTSEMLRFDPATNMWDEMEPMHTARGWHVMCQTNNKFYVFGGCCLNANHQCLPVMVSESYDPEVGQWTIIAPLSLSHKEASCVVYNDSIYVVGGYNVQTKTGQKMVSRFDLQSGTWEAIGELPQSMTGVGYAVLKFSETHNQDII, from the exons ATGAGTCAGGAATCGAAACGACCTCGGAGAGATTCTGCCATGACTGATGGCGAGACCTCCCAGAACCTGCCCCCGCCACCGGAAGGCAATAAAGACCACGGTATGCGTATGTTGCAAGGTTTGAATTCGTTGCGAAATGATAAAACTTTATGCGATGTGACGCTCATAGCTGAAG GTCAAAGATTCGATGTTCACAAAGTTATCCTGGTGTCGTGTTCGGACTATTTCCGCTCGATGTTTACGAGCGGTATGAAGGAGAGTCACCAGAGGGAGGTGGAATTGAAAGGCGTCACGGCGAAGGGTTTGGAGAAAGTTTTAGAAGTGATTTATGCGTCGACGACCATCTTGGAAACGGATGACATATTCGACGTAATCGCGGCGGCCACTCATTTACAAGTGACTTCTGTGATCGAGTTTTGCGAGCGTAATTTCCTCAGCGGAATTACCACTTTAGATTTCTATGATTTCATCAATACGGCGAAGCTGTATAACATGCACAGCGCTTTGCTGCAAATCGATAACTTTATCACGACAAATCTTCTGCAGATAGCGCGTGACGGAAATCTGAACTATCTCACTTACGAGCAGATGTTTAAATGTGTGAAGTCGAATCGAAGTCAAATTCACGAAATCGACTTGTTCAAAGTCGGCTGGGAGTGGATTCGTTTGGATCCGAGTCGTCGGACGTACGCGATTCCGTTGATGAATGAAATCCGTTTCATCCTGATGGAACCGGCCGATATAGTAAACCACGTTCAAAAAGAAGAGGCCATGATGACCGACCGAGATCTCGTCCAAATGGTCATCGACGCGCTGAATTATCACGTCGTCCCGCATTCTCAACCGCTTAAAACCGGTTTGGATATGGGCATGAGGTCTTTCGTGACGCGGGTCGTCAGTGTAGGTGGGCGACAGATTCAACCGGTGCCCGGTCTGTCGAGCGACGTCCACATATTCGACGAACATATTACATCCGATAGTTTAGTTCATCGACGATGGTTCGACAGTATGCCGAGTCCGCTCAGTCACTGTCAGGTCGTGACGTTTCACAATTTTCTATACGTTCTCGGCGGTTGTTGTACGCAGTGCGCGCACGGCGAATCGGCCGTCAATTCTGTTCATCGGTTCGACGTGCGCTTCGAAACGTGGTATCAGTGTAACTCGATGTTGTATAAGCGCGCGTACTTTTTCGCCGGCGTTCTCGGTAATTTGTTGATCGCCGTAGGCGGCAAGCAAAAAGACGGAAGCTTAGCGTCGACGGAGATCTACGATCCGGCGGATAATGCCTGGGAGACTGTTAGTTCGTTACCGGCCGTGCGGCACGCTCATTCGGGAGTCATTCATAATAACTACGTTTATATTACCGGCGGCTACAGTCATAATAACTTCACTTCGGAGATGTTGAGATTCGATCCGGCCACTAATATGTGGGATGAAATGGAACCGATGCACACCGCTCGTGGCTGGCACGTGATGTGTCAAACGAACAATAAATTTTATGTGTTCGGCGGCTGCTGTCTGAACGCGAATCACCAATGTTTACCTGTGATGGTTTCCGAGAGTTACGACCCGGAAGTCGGTCAGTGGACTATTATAGCTCCGTTGTCGTTGTCCCATAAAGAAGCTTCGTGCGTTGTTTACAATGACTCGATATATGTCGTGGGGGGTTACAATGTACAGACGAAAACTGGCCAGAAAATGGTTTCACGGTTCGATTTGCAATCTGGAACGTGGGAAGCCATCGGTGAACTGCCTCAAAGTATGACGGGTGTCGGTTATgctgttttgaaattttctgaaaCCCACAACCAAGATATAATCTAG